In Prionailurus viverrinus isolate Anna chromosome F2, UM_Priviv_1.0, whole genome shotgun sequence, the sequence CTGCCCTCCATCCGCATCAAATTAAACTTCTGTTGATTTAAGGGGGAGATACGATTGcctcaaataaacttttatctACCATGGGTGGCAAGGGatgaaaaaataacaatgaatccttttctttccaaagtctggagagagtggggagagggggggcgGGATGTACTAAAGTTTCTTTGGGCAAGCTTCAACTTTGGAGTGTGCCCCAGGTCTTACCCAGGAAATACGACACACCCAGAATGCACGGGCGTGCAAGAAGAAATTAATCTTAACGTCAGGAACACTTTGCATTTGGAAATTCTCTATTTCAAAAAGCATCAGCTTACAAGAGGCCTGGCTACTTCCTTAAGCATCTTTGCAACCCAGCATGTGATTTCCCTCCTATTCTAAAAGAAAGATGATttgctctttatctctttttctccctgagTGTGTGCAAATAAATTTCCATGGCCTTCAGCAGATGGGCTTAAGagctatacaaaaaaaaaaaaaaaaaaaaaaaaaaaaaaaaaaaaaaaaaatcctttatgaTCTTTCgtacttactctttttttttttttcctcctggaatGTGCTGAGATATCCAGAGCTGCCTGCCGTGTCAGAGAGTAAAATTGATGACCCAGTTGGATAGTGAATGGAGGATTCTCGACACCAGGTACCAGCCAGCCAACAGGACACAGGCTTGTCCCATGGCAGTAGCAAGTTGCTCCGCAGGCCAATAGCAAGGCTGCAAAATGGCCTGATCCAAACAGGAGCCAGTCCTGACTTCCTGGGCGGCCCGGGCAGTGAGGCACAAAGCGGCTCTCGTTGCTGACACTGCAAGTGCTCTCACAAAGCTCTCCCTGTTGGCTCTGGGCTAGACCTCCCACACCTACAAATAAAACAGAGGGAGATTAACTTGCATTAGAAACCAAGTGAATAACTtaagaggtaatttttttaaatgctcgtTTATCTAGATCCTGCTCTTCTTTTATTCAACTTCAAGGTATGCAAATATGACACCTTGTGATACTTCTAGTCCTGTGCAATGGTGTGCTAACATGGCTGCTGTCCTCTGTGCCTTTCAGGGTCGAAATCTTATTTAGCTCTCAATTAGCAGGAAGTATGCAAAACAAAGTATATGTGGAGGGGA encodes:
- the LOC125156626 gene encoding uncharacterized protein LOC125156626 isoform X1; this translates as MLAHHCTGLEVSQGVGGLAQSQQGELCESTCSVSNESRFVPHCPGRPGSQDWLLFGSGHFAALLLACGATCYCHGTSLCPVGWLVPGVENPPFTIQLGHQFYSLTRQAALDISAHSRRKKKKRDQMKPCDVLTSVSGTTGRIVLRFMIWSQKYPYVLGSAYVSSICCTPNISSQADKLLIIKGKEK
- the LOC125156626 gene encoding uncharacterized protein LOC125156626 isoform X2 codes for the protein MLAHHCTGLEVSQGVGGLAQSQQGELCESTCSVSNESRFVPHCPGRPGSQDWLLFGSGHFAALLLACGATCYCHGTSLCPVGWLVPGVENPPFTIQLGHQFYSLTRQAALDISAHSRRKKKKRKSNKPTHRPSKKQTTPNTRTSVA